GGGTGACGATATGGGCGCGGTTGCCTAGCCCCATCAGGATCGGCCCGACCTCCAGCCCGTTGGCGCGCATCTTCAGCGCGTTGCGCACGCCCGACGCCGCGTCGGTTCCGGCAAAGACCAGCACGTTGGCCGCACCCTCCAGCCGCGATCCCGGAAAGATCCGGTCCCGCAGTTCCGGGTCAAGCGCCGCATCCACATGCATTTCGCCGTCATACATGAAGTCGGGCTTGAAGGTTTCCAGAATGGCCAGCGCCTCGCGCATCTTGCGGCCGCTATAGGTGTCCAGATTGCCGAATTGCGAATGGGCGCACAACGCGATCTTTGGCGTCATGCCAAAGCGGCGGACATGACGGGCCGCGCCCATCACCGTATTGGCGACCTGCAACGGCGTCGGGTCGTTATGGACCTGCGTGTCGGCGATGAACAGCGGCCCTTCCTGCATGATGATCATCGACAGCGCGCCGATCGGGTCGAGCCCTTCACTGGCCAGAATTTCCCGGACATAGCGCAGATGCCACGCATATTGTCCGAAGGTGCCGCAGATCAGGCTGTCGGCCTCGCCCCGGTGAACCATGACCGAGGCGATGGCGGTGGTATTGGTGCGCATGATCGCACGCGCGATATCGGGCGAGACGCCGCGCCGTGCCATCAACTGGTGATAGGTTTCCCAGTAATCGCGATAGCGCGGATCGTTTTCGGGGTTCACGATTTCGAAATCGCGCTCTGGGCGGATCGGCAGGCCGGCGCGTTCGGCGCGCATGGCGATCACCTCGGGGCGGCCGATCAGGATCGGCTTGTCGGTGGTTTCCTCCAGCATCGCATTGGCGGCGCGCAGCACGCGCTCATCCTCGCCCTCGGCGAAGGCGATGCGGCGTTCGCTGGTCGCGGCGGCCTCGAAGACCGGGCGCATGATCATGGCCGAGCGGAAGACCGAACCGTCCAGCTTGCGCTTGTAGCTGTCCAGATCCTCGATCGGGCGGGTGGCGACGCCGGTTTCCATCGCCGCACGCGCCACGGCGGATGAGACGACTCCCATCAGCCGCGGATCGAAGGGCTTGGGGATCAGATATTCCGGCCCGAATGTCAGCGTCTCGCCCAGATAGGCGGCTGCGGCCTCGGCGGTGGTGGTGGCGCGGGCCAGCGCCGCGATGCCTTCGATACAGGCCAGTTCCATCTGGTCGTTGATCGTCGTCGCCCCCACATCCAGCGCACCGCGGAAGATGAAGGGAAAACACAACACGTTGTTGACCTGATTGGGAAAATCGCTGCGCCCGGTGGCGATGATCGCATCGGGGGCGACCTCTCGCGCCAGATCGGGCAGGATTTCCGGCATGGGATTGGCCAGCGCGAAGATAACTGGACGCGGCGACATGCGCGCCACCATCTCGGGTTTCAGCACGCCGGGACCGGACAGGCCAAGGAACAGGTCAGCCCCCTCGATCACCTGATCCAGCGAGCGCAACGCGCTGTCCTGCGCATAGGCGGCCTTTTGCGGGTTCATGTCCTCGGTCCGGCCCTGATGGACCAGCCCGTGGATGTCGCACAGCCAGACGTTCTCGCGTTTCACGCCCAGCTTCAGCAGCATGTCCAGACAGGCGATGCCCGCCGCCCCGCCGCCGGTCGAGACGACCTTGATATCCTCGAACCGCTTGCCCGCGACATGCAGTGCATTGGTGGCGGCGGCACCCACGACGATGGCGGTGCCGTGCTGGTCGTCGTGAAAGACCGGAATGTTCATCCGCTCGCGGCACAGTTTTTCGACGATGAAACAGTCGGGGGCCTTGATGTCCTCAAGGTTTATCGCGCCGAAGGTGGGTTCCAGCGCGCAGACGATATCGGCCAGCTTCTCGGGATCGGATTCGTTCACCTCGATATCAAAGCAGTCGATATTGGCGAATTTCTTGAACAGGACCGCCTTGCCCTCCATCACCGGTTTCGAGGCCGCCGCGCCGATATTGCCCAAGCCCAGAACCGCCGTGCCGTTCGACACCACCGCGACCAGATTGCCCCGCGCGGTATAGCGGGCGGCATTCATCGGGTCGCTCTGGATCTCAAGGCAGGCTTCGGCCACGCCGGGGGAATAGGCGCGGGACAGGTCGCGACCATTCGCAAGGGGTTTGGTCGCCCGGATCTCAAGTTTGCCGGGACGTGGAAATTCGTGGTAATCCAATGCATCCTGGCGGGTCTGATCCTGCCTGCGATCTTCCATCTAAGCCTCCTTCGCGTCGGTTAGTTCACCGTTAAACCATTTTTTGCGCAAGGAACAGATGGCGCGCGCGTGCATTGTGTCAGGCTTGCATTGTGACAAGGCGGGGCGCAGAACATTCGGATGGAACGCCCGGTCGGGATGACGAACAAAGGGGAATGGCAATGACGCTGATGGATGCGGCCCGCGATGTGCGCGAACGGGCCTATGCGCCTTATTCCAGATTCAAGGTCGGGGCGGCCATCCGGGGTGCTTCGGGCAAGATTTATGCCGGCTGCAATGTCGAGAACGTGGCCTATCCCGAGGGCACCTGCGCCGAGGCCGGGGCGATTGCCGCGATGGTCGCCGCCGGAGAGACCGAGCTGATCGAGGTCGCCGTGATCGCCGATGCGTCCGCCCCCTGTCCCCCCTGTGGCGGCTGTCGCCAGAAACTGGCCGAGTTCGGGCGCGCCGATACGCCGGTTCTGCTGGCGACGATAGCCGGGCAGACGATGGCGACGACGGTCGGGGAATTGCTGCCGGGCCGGTTCGGGGCCGAACATATGGACCGGGCGGAATGACCGATCCGCGTCCTGTCATCGCCGCCATTCGCGACGGGCGCGGGCTGGACGGGCCGGGTGCGGCGCTGATCGCGCAGGGGCTGGCCAATGGCTCGGTCAGCGATGCGCAGGCGGGGGCATTCGCGATGGCGGTGCTGACCCGTGGAATCGGCACGCCCGGGCGGGTGGCGCTGACGCGGGCGATGCGCGATTCCGGGCGGGTGCTGCGCTGGGAACTGCCGGGGCCGGTGGTGGACAAGCATTCCACCGGCGGCATCGGCGATACGGTCAGCCTGATCCTTGCGCCGCTTCTGGCGGCGGCGGGGGCCTATGTCCCGATGATCTCGGGGCGGGGTCTGGGCCATACCGGCGGCACGCTGGACAAGCTGGAGGCGATCCCGGGGCTGAGCGTGCAGCAATCCGAGGATGATTTCCGCCGCATCACGCGCGAGGCCGGATGCGCCATCGTTGCGGCTTCGGGCGATCTGGCACCAGCAGATCGCAGGCTTTACGCCATTCGCGACGAATCCGGCACGGTGGAATCGATCGACCTTATCACCGCCTCGATCCTGTCGAAAAAGCTGGCGGCGGGGCTGGATGCGCTGGTCCTCGACGTGAAGGCCGGGGTGGGGGCGTTCCTGAAATCGCCCGAGCAGGCGCGCGATCTGGCCGAGGCTCTGGTCACCACCGCCAATGGCGCGGGATGCCGGACATCGGCCTTCATCACCGATATGGACCAGCCGCTGGCCCGCAGCGCCGGAAACACGCTGGAGGTGGCCGAGGCGATCCGCGTTCTGCGCGGAGAGGCGGGGGCGCTGCGCGATCTGACGCTGGAACTGGCGGCGGAATGCCTGCATCTGGTCGGACGCGGGGCGGATCTGGCGGCGCTGCTGGACAGCGGCGCTGCGGCCGAGGCTTTCGGACGGATGGTGGCCGCGCAGGGCGGGCCCGCCGATCTGCTGGACCGTCCCGACCGGCATCTGCGCGCGGCCCCGGTAATCCGCCCCGTGCCTGCGCCCGAAGGTGTCGTGACCCATATCGACGTGGCGGCGCTTGGCCATGCGGTCGTGGCCCTTGGCGGTGGCCGGGTCCGCGCCGGAGAGGCCATCGACAACAGCGTCGGTCTGGATGCCCTGGCGCGGCTGGGTGAACCCGTCGGCCCCGACCGCCCGCTGGCGATGATCCATGCGGGGGACGAGACCGCCGCCGAAATCTCTGTCGCTGCGGTGCGCGCCGCCTATGATATAGGCAGGTCAACCACTTCGGGACCATTGATTCGCCACAGGATACGGCCGGATGCCTGAGAAGACGATGGCTGGGAAGCGCGCATTCGTGATCGTCATGGACAGCGTCGGCATCGGCGGTGCGCCCGATGCCGACCGCTTTTTCAACGATGGCCGTCCCGATACCGGCGCGAACACTGTCGGCCATATTGCCGCGCGACAGCGACTGAACATGCCGCATCTGGACCGTCTGGGTCTGGGCGCCGCGCTGCGGCTGGCCAGCGGCGCCGAAGTGGACGGTTTGGGCACCGAGCCGCAAGGGCTGTGGGGGGCCGCGACGGAAATCTCGCCCGGCAAGGACACGCCCTCGGGTCACTGGGAGATAGCGGGCGTGCCGGTCCCGTGGGAGTGGCACTGTTTCCCCGACACCACCCCCGCCTTTCTCCCCGAAGTCACCGAGCGGATCTGCGAACTTGCCGCGACCGGGGGCATCCTTGGCAATTGCCATGCCTCGGGAACCGAGGTGATCGAGGAATATGGCGAGGAACATATCCGTACCGGCTGGCCGATCTGCTATACCTCGGTGGACAGCGTGTTGCAGATCGCCGCGCATGAAGAGCGTTTCGGCCTGAACCGCCTTCTGGCGCTGTGCGAGGGGCTGGCGCCGATGCTGCACGAGATGCGGGTGGGCCGGGTCATCGCGCGCCCCTTTCTGGGTGACAAACCGGGCGCCTTCCACCGCACGCCGAACCGCCGCGATTTTGCCATCGCGCCGCCCTCTGACACGATGCTCGACATCGCCCATGCGGCGGGCCGCGTGACCCATGCCATCGGCAAGATCGGCGATATTTTCAGCCATCGCGGCATCAGCCATCTGTGGAAGGGGCGTTCGGATGCAGAACTGGCCGATCACCTGATCCGGCTGGCCGGTCAGGCCGAACCCGGCAGCCTGACCTTCGCCAATTTCGTCGAGTTCGATTCGAATTTCGGGCACCGGCGGGATGTGGCGGGCTATGCCGCGCAGCTGGAATGGTTCGACACCATCGCCGGGCAGTTTCTGGCCGCGCTTCGCCCCGGCGATCTGGCGATCTTCACGGCCGATCACGGCAATGACCCCAGTTGGCGCGGCACCGATCACACCCGCGAAAGGGTGGCCGTGCTGGGGCATGGGCTGGGCGCGCGGGCCATCGGCCATGTCGGCTTCTCGGATATCGGCGCCTCGGTCATGGATCATCTGGACCTGCCGCCGACTCATCACGGGCGCAGTTTTCTTTGAGGGATTTCCGGTGAGCGGCAGCAAGATCGAACTTCACCTGCATCTGGAGGGCGCGGCGCCCCCCGCCTTCATTCGCGGGATCGCCGCCGAAAAGCATGTCGATCTGTCCGGCATCTTCGACGCGCAGGGCCATTATGCCTATGATGATTTCGACGGTTTCCTGCGTGTCTATGAGGCCGCGACCAGCGTCTTGCGGACCCCGCGCGACTATGCCCGCCTGCTGGCCGAGGTGCTGGAGTGTTCCGTCGGGCAGGGCGTAATCTATACCGAGCTTTTCATCTCTCCTGAATTCTGCGGCGGTGCCGATCTGGCGGCATGGCGCGACCATCTGGCCGCGATGACCGAGGTGGCGGAACGCGCAAGGGGGCAGGGAATCGACAGCCGCGCGGTGCTGACCGCCATCCGTCATATGGGCCCCGACCGGGCCAGACAGACCGCCATCTGCGCCGCCGAGACCGCGCTGGATGCCGGGGGCGGCTGGGTCACCGGCTTTGGCATGGGCGGCGCCGAGACCGTGGGGCAGGCGACCGATTTCCACTGGGCCTTCGATTGCGCGCGCGAGGCCGGGCTGGGCCTGACCTGCCATGGGGGCGAATGGGGCGGGCCGGACAGTATCCGGCAGGCCTTGGCGCTGGGATGCACGCGTATCGGCCACGGCATCAGCGCCATTCACGACCCGGCGCTGATGCGCGATCTGGCCGACCGGCAGATCACGCTGGAGCTTTGCCCCGGCTCGAATATCGCGCTGGGGCTGTGTCGTGACTGGGCCGCCCATCCCATCGCGCAGCTGGTGGATGCCGGGGTCCGGGTGACGGTCTCGACCGACGATCCGCCGTTTTTTCACACCACCATGCGGCACGAATATCAGCGGCTGGCCGACGCTTTCGGCTGGGGTCTGGATGAATTCAACCGGATCAATAAATGGGCCCTTGACGCGGCTTTCTGCGACAGTGAAACCCGTGAAAGGCTGAGAAAGGAATTCGCGTGAGCCAGAAACACCTGACCATCATCGACCACCCTCTGGTCCAGCACAAGCTGACGATCATGCGGCAGAAGGATGTCTCGACGGCGGGCTTCCGAAGGCTTTTGCGGGAAATCAGCCTGCTGCTGGCCTATGAGGTCACGCGCGAGCTGGAGCTGACCACCACCCGGATCGAGACGCCCATCTGCGAGATGGACGCGCCGATGCTGGAGGGCAAGAAGCTGGCGCTGATCTCGATCCTGCGGGCGGGCAACGGTCTGCTGGACGGGATACTGGAGATGATCCCCTCGGCGCGGGTGGGCTTTGTCGGGCTGTACCGCGACCCCGAAACCCTGCAACCCGTACAGTATTACAACAAGGTTCCCAAGGAACTGGACGCGCGGATGACCATCGTCGTCGATCCGATGCTGGCCACCGGCAATTCGCTGGTCGCGGCCATCGACCTGCTGAAACAGGCGGGGGCGAAAAACCTGCGTTTCCTGTGCCTTCTGGCCGCGCCCGAAGGGGTCGAGAGGATGCGGCAGGCCCATCCCGATGTTCCGATCTTCACCGCCGCGCTGGACGAGAGGCTGGACGATCACGGCTATATCGTGCCCGGTCTGGGCGATGCGGGCGACCGGATGTTCGGCACGAAATAGCGCCGGTTAACCGACGGTTCAGGTTTTTGCCCTAAGCACGATTGCAATGGTGCGAATCGTGGGGCGACAATGCGGGTCTGGCTGGTTTTTCTGTGGCTTCTGGCTTTGGCCGCAAGGGCCGTGGCCGCGCCCGAACCACCGCCGCCGCAGGATTTCGCGGGCGCGCAATATATCGACGGCAGCGGTTGCGTGTTTGCGCGGGCGGGTGACAATTGGGCGCCGCGTCTGGACCGGCAGGGCGCGCCGGTCTGTGGCTTTCCTCCCACCCTGTCGCAGCGCGGGCTGAATCTGGATGCCGCGCCACGCCCCACGGTCGAGGACCGGCTGTTCGAGCAATTCTCGCAAGGGCTGCGCGACGGCGAATTCACCGCCGACCCACGCCAGCGGCAGGAACTGCACGATCCCGGCCTGCCTGACCGGCAAGACCCGCTGACCCGCAACCTGCAAACGGCCATCGCCCGGCAAGAGGCGTTACGCGCCGCCATGTCCGGTGCGCGCGAAAACAGTGATCTGTGCAACTTGCTGGGCTATCACTCTGACCCCTCAGATCAGCCGGCTTTGGGCGGCGATGTGACCTTCGGGCTGTGCCCCGGCATGCGGGCCGATCCGCCCCGCGCGATCCTGACCGAAGGCGCAAGGCTGGATCGGGTGAAGGTGGCGGCGGCTGAACCCGTTGACGATGAAGCGCAGACTGAGGCGGCGACACCTGCGGCATCGCCGGGCATCGCGGCACCAGTGGCCCGACCCGCTGCCGGGACTTCGCCCGACAAGGGCAAGCGATCCGCGCAGGCGGCCCCTGCAGCGCGGCGTCCGGTGCCTGCCGTCCCGGATGTCGAGATGATCCCGGCAAATGCCCGCTATGTGCAGGTCGGCCTTTATCCCGATCAGGCCAGCGCCGAAATCATTGCGCGGCGTCTGATTGCGCGCGGATATCCGGCGGGACTGGCGCGGCGAGACGGCTATGCCCCCGATGTGCGGGCAGTGCTGGCCGGACCGTTCGAGGATCGGGGCCGGTTGGTGCGGGCGCTGAACGATCTGCGCCGTCAGGGCTATGACCGTGCCGTGGCGCGCTGAGGCGGCGGCAGGCCCGCCGCCCCGGTCTTGGCGCGGTTCAGCCCAGTCGCAGCATCCGGTGCTTTTTCTTGCCGATCGAGACTTTCAGCCCGTCCCCGATCAGCTGCGCCGTGACCGGCATCTGCGGATCGCCGACCGCTTCGTTGTTCAGTCGCAACCCGCCTTCCGCGATCAGCCGCTTGGCCTCCTTGCCCGATCCGGTCAGCCCGGCCTGAACCAGCATCTGTACCACCGACAGCCCTTCGGTCAGCGCCACGGCGGGCAGCAGCGCCACTTCCAGATCGCCGCCCGCGCCGCCCTGTTCAAAGACCTCGCGCGCCGTGGCCTCGGCGCTGGCGGCGGCATCGGCGCCGTGCAGCAGGGTGGTGACCTCATTGGCCAGCCGCACCTTGGCCTCGTTGATCTCGGACCCCTGAAGCGCGCCAAGGCGGTCGCATTCCGCGACCGGCAGTTCGGTATAAAGCTTCAGGAACCGCCCGACATCGGCATCGGTTGTATTGCGCCAGAACTGCCAGAACTCGTAAGACGACAGCATCGCGCCGTTCAGCCAGACCGCGCCGCCCGCCGATTTGCCCATCTTGCGCCCGTCGCTGGTCGTCAGCAACGGAGAGGTCAGCCCCCAGACCACTGCATCATCGACCCGGCGCGTCAGATCGACACCATTGACGATATTGCCCCACTGATCCGATCCGCCCATCTGCAACTGGCAGCCCTGACGGCGATGCAACTCAAGAAAATCATAGGCTTGCAGGATCATGTAGTTGAATTCCAGAAAGGACAGCGACTGCTCGCGGTCCAGCCGGGACTTCACCGATTCGAAGGACAGCATCCGGTTGACGCTGAAATGCCGCCCGATATCGCGCAGGAACTCCAGATAGTTCAGCCCGTCCAGCCATTCCGCATTGTTCAGCATCCGCGCCCCATCCGGGCCGTAATCCAGATAGCGCGCAAAGACCTGCTGCATCCCGTCGATATTCGACTGGATCGCGGCCTCGTCCAGCAGCGGGCGCTCGTCCGAGCGGAAGGACGGATCGCCCACCTTGGTCGTACCGCCGCCCATCAGCGTGATCGGACGGTTGCCGGTGTTCTGGAACCAGCGCAGCATCATGATGTTCAGCAGATGCCCCACATGCAGGCTGGCCGCCGTCGCGTCATAACCGATATAGGCGGTGACCGGCCCCGCCAGCAGCGCCTGATCCAGCGCCTGATAATCCGTGCAGTCGGCGATATAGCCGCGCTCGGCCATCACATGCAGGAAATCGGATCGGGGCTGGTAGGTCATGGGCTTTTTCCTTCTGATGGCGGCGGATATACCGGCTGCGGCAGTAAAGGAAAAGGCGAATGATCCGGGCTTTGGGAATGATGTCGGGCACCTCGCTGGACGGGGTCGATGCCGCGCTGATCGAGACCGACGGCATCCGTATCGGCAGTTTTGGCCGCAGCGCGTTTCGGGCCTATTCCGACAATGAAAGCGCGGTTCTGCATGGCGCGCTGGGGTGCTGGCCCGGTGACAAGCGCACGGCCGAGGCGGCGGCGATATCCGTCGCCAGCCATGCGGCGCTGGCGCAGGATTTCCCCGAGGCCGGGTTGATCGGTTTTCACGGCCAGACGCTGGCCCATGATCCGGGCGGGTGGGGCACCCATCAGGCGGGCGACGGTGCGGCGCTGGCACGGCAGGTGGGGCGCCCGGTCGTCTGGGATTTCCGCAGCGAGGATGTACGTCAGGGCGGAGAGGGGGCGCCGCTGGCCCCGTTCTTTCACTGGGCTTGCGCGGAATGGGCGGTCGGGCAGGGCAGGCTGCCCGCGCGGCCCCTGTGTTTTCTGAACCTTGGCGGCGTCGGCAACCTGACCTGGGTCGATCCGACCGCCACCGCGCCCGAGGCCGATGGCGCCTGTCTGGCCTTCGACACCGGCCCCGCCAACGCGCCGATCAACGATCTGCTGAGGCAGCGTCGCGGGTGGACGCGGGATGAGGGTGGGGCGCTGGCGCTGTCCGGGCAGGCGCGGCACAACGTGGTCGCGGATTTTCTGCGCCATCCCTATTTCCAGCGTCCGCCGCCGAAATCGCTGGACCGCGACAGTTTCGCCGGTCTGGCGGATCAGCTGCGGGGCCTGTCCGATGCGGATGCGGCGGCGACTCTGGTGGCGGTGCTGGCGGAATCGGTGGCGGCAGGGATGCGCTGGTTTCCCCGGCTTCCGGAACAGGTGCTGGTTTGCGGCGGGGGCCGTCACAATCGCGCGATCATGGCGGCGCTGTCCGCGGTGCTGCCCTGTCCGGTTCAGCCGGTCGAGGCGGCGGGACTGGATGGCGACATGCTGGAGGCGCAGGCCTTCGGCTGGCTGGCGGTGCGGGTGCAACGCGGCTTGCCGACATCGGGGCCGTCCACCACCGGCGCGCCGAGGCCGGTCTGTGGCGGGCGCATCTCGTGGCCGCGCATTGGTTAACGGCTATTCGGCGGCTTTCTCGGCCGCCTTGGCCTGATCCCACAGCCGGTCCATTTCCGCCAGGTCGCTGTCCTCGGGGCGGCGGCCATCTGCGGCAAGAGACGCCTCTATCGCGTTGAATCGGCGGGTGAATTTCGCATTGGCTCGGCGCAAGGCCAGTTCCGGGTCGATGTTCAGATGCCGCGCCAGATTGGCCATGACGAACAGCAGGTCGCCAAATTCCTCTTCCATCGCCTCGGGGCCAAGATGGTCGCGCGCCTCGACCAGTTCGGCGGATTCCTCGGTGATCTTGTCCAGAACCTCCTCGGCGCCCGGCCAGTCGAAGCCCACCCGGGCGGCGCGGTTTTGCAGCTTGAGCGCCCGGGTCAGCGCAGGCAGCCCAAGCGCCACCCCGTCCAGCGTGCCGCGTTCGGCCTTGCCCGCGCGTTCGACGGCCTTGATCGCCTCCCAGTCGCGGACCTGCTGCTCGGCCGATTTGTCGCGGTTTTCGTCGCCAAAGACATGCGGATGGCGGAATATCAGCTTGTCGGAAATAGCCGCCGCGCAATCGGCGAAATCGAACATCCCGGCCTCCGTCGCCATCTGGGCGTGGAACACGACCTGTAACAGCAGATCGCCCAACTCGCCCGGCAATTCATCCCATGCCTTGCGTTCGATCGCGTCGGCGACCTCATGCGCCTCTTCGATGGTATAGGGCGCGATCGAGGCGAAGTCCTGCTCTATATCCCAGGGGCAACCGCGATCAGGGTCACGCAGCAGAGCCATGATTTCGATCAGGCGGGCGATCTCGGCCCCGGCGTCGCGGGTGGTCCGGTTGGCGGATGCGTCGGCCATTGCATTTTCCCCGTGGTTGAGGTCCTCATGCCTGGACTGCCACACTGAAAGGTCCAAGTCCACATGCCCGTTCTGAACCGCATCGCGGATTTCGCCGACGAG
The Paracoccus alcaliphilus DNA segment above includes these coding regions:
- a CDS encoding NADP-dependent malic enzyme; amino-acid sequence: MEDRRQDQTRQDALDYHEFPRPGKLEIRATKPLANGRDLSRAYSPGVAEACLEIQSDPMNAARYTARGNLVAVVSNGTAVLGLGNIGAAASKPVMEGKAVLFKKFANIDCFDIEVNESDPEKLADIVCALEPTFGAINLEDIKAPDCFIVEKLCRERMNIPVFHDDQHGTAIVVGAAATNALHVAGKRFEDIKVVSTGGGAAGIACLDMLLKLGVKRENVWLCDIHGLVHQGRTEDMNPQKAAYAQDSALRSLDQVIEGADLFLGLSGPGVLKPEMVARMSPRPVIFALANPMPEILPDLAREVAPDAIIATGRSDFPNQVNNVLCFPFIFRGALDVGATTINDQMELACIEGIAALARATTTAEAAAAYLGETLTFGPEYLIPKPFDPRLMGVVSSAVARAAMETGVATRPIEDLDSYKRKLDGSVFRSAMIMRPVFEAAATSERRIAFAEGEDERVLRAANAMLEETTDKPILIGRPEVIAMRAERAGLPIRPERDFEIVNPENDPRYRDYWETYHQLMARRGVSPDIARAIMRTNTTAIASVMVHRGEADSLICGTFGQYAWHLRYVREILASEGLDPIGALSMIIMQEGPLFIADTQVHNDPTPLQVANTVMGAARHVRRFGMTPKIALCAHSQFGNLDTYSGRKMREALAILETFKPDFMYDGEMHVDAALDPELRDRIFPGSRLEGAANVLVFAGTDAASGVRNALKMRANGLEVGPILMGLGNRAHIVTPSITTRGLLNMSALAGTPVAAYG
- a CDS encoding cytidine deaminase, whose protein sequence is MTLMDAARDVRERAYAPYSRFKVGAAIRGASGKIYAGCNVENVAYPEGTCAEAGAIAAMVAAGETELIEVAVIADASAPCPPCGGCRQKLAEFGRADTPVLLATIAGQTMATTVGELLPGRFGAEHMDRAE
- a CDS encoding thymidine phosphorylase translates to MTDPRPVIAAIRDGRGLDGPGAALIAQGLANGSVSDAQAGAFAMAVLTRGIGTPGRVALTRAMRDSGRVLRWELPGPVVDKHSTGGIGDTVSLILAPLLAAAGAYVPMISGRGLGHTGGTLDKLEAIPGLSVQQSEDDFRRITREAGCAIVAASGDLAPADRRLYAIRDESGTVESIDLITASILSKKLAAGLDALVLDVKAGVGAFLKSPEQARDLAEALVTTANGAGCRTSAFITDMDQPLARSAGNTLEVAEAIRVLRGEAGALRDLTLELAAECLHLVGRGADLAALLDSGAAAEAFGRMVAAQGGPADLLDRPDRHLRAAPVIRPVPAPEGVVTHIDVAALGHAVVALGGGRVRAGEAIDNSVGLDALARLGEPVGPDRPLAMIHAGDETAAEISVAAVRAAYDIGRSTTSGPLIRHRIRPDA
- a CDS encoding phosphopentomutase encodes the protein MAGKRAFVIVMDSVGIGGAPDADRFFNDGRPDTGANTVGHIAARQRLNMPHLDRLGLGAALRLASGAEVDGLGTEPQGLWGAATEISPGKDTPSGHWEIAGVPVPWEWHCFPDTTPAFLPEVTERICELAATGGILGNCHASGTEVIEEYGEEHIRTGWPICYTSVDSVLQIAAHEERFGLNRLLALCEGLAPMLHEMRVGRVIARPFLGDKPGAFHRTPNRRDFAIAPPSDTMLDIAHAAGRVTHAIGKIGDIFSHRGISHLWKGRSDAELADHLIRLAGQAEPGSLTFANFVEFDSNFGHRRDVAGYAAQLEWFDTIAGQFLAALRPGDLAIFTADHGNDPSWRGTDHTRERVAVLGHGLGARAIGHVGFSDIGASVMDHLDLPPTHHGRSFL
- a CDS encoding adenosine deaminase, with the translated sequence MSGSKIELHLHLEGAAPPAFIRGIAAEKHVDLSGIFDAQGHYAYDDFDGFLRVYEAATSVLRTPRDYARLLAEVLECSVGQGVIYTELFISPEFCGGADLAAWRDHLAAMTEVAERARGQGIDSRAVLTAIRHMGPDRARQTAICAAETALDAGGGWVTGFGMGGAETVGQATDFHWAFDCAREAGLGLTCHGGEWGGPDSIRQALALGCTRIGHGISAIHDPALMRDLADRQITLELCPGSNIALGLCRDWAAHPIAQLVDAGVRVTVSTDDPPFFHTTMRHEYQRLADAFGWGLDEFNRINKWALDAAFCDSETRERLRKEFA
- the upp gene encoding uracil phosphoribosyltransferase: MSQKHLTIIDHPLVQHKLTIMRQKDVSTAGFRRLLREISLLLAYEVTRELELTTTRIETPICEMDAPMLEGKKLALISILRAGNGLLDGILEMIPSARVGFVGLYRDPETLQPVQYYNKVPKELDARMTIVVDPMLATGNSLVAAIDLLKQAGAKNLRFLCLLAAPEGVERMRQAHPDVPIFTAALDERLDDHGYIVPGLGDAGDRMFGTK
- a CDS encoding SPOR domain-containing protein, with protein sequence MRVWLVFLWLLALAARAVAAPEPPPPQDFAGAQYIDGSGCVFARAGDNWAPRLDRQGAPVCGFPPTLSQRGLNLDAAPRPTVEDRLFEQFSQGLRDGEFTADPRQRQELHDPGLPDRQDPLTRNLQTAIARQEALRAAMSGARENSDLCNLLGYHSDPSDQPALGGDVTFGLCPGMRADPPRAILTEGARLDRVKVAAAEPVDDEAQTEAATPAASPGIAAPVARPAAGTSPDKGKRSAQAAPAARRPVPAVPDVEMIPANARYVQVGLYPDQASAEIIARRLIARGYPAGLARRDGYAPDVRAVLAGPFEDRGRLVRALNDLRRQGYDRAVAR
- the tyrS gene encoding tyrosine--tRNA ligase, whose product is MTYQPRSDFLHVMAERGYIADCTDYQALDQALLAGPVTAYIGYDATAASLHVGHLLNIMMLRWFQNTGNRPITLMGGGTTKVGDPSFRSDERPLLDEAAIQSNIDGMQQVFARYLDYGPDGARMLNNAEWLDGLNYLEFLRDIGRHFSVNRMLSFESVKSRLDREQSLSFLEFNYMILQAYDFLELHRRQGCQLQMGGSDQWGNIVNGVDLTRRVDDAVVWGLTSPLLTTSDGRKMGKSAGGAVWLNGAMLSSYEFWQFWRNTTDADVGRFLKLYTELPVAECDRLGALQGSEINEAKVRLANEVTTLLHGADAAASAEATAREVFEQGGAGGDLEVALLPAVALTEGLSVVQMLVQAGLTGSGKEAKRLIAEGGLRLNNEAVGDPQMPVTAQLIGDGLKVSIGKKKHRMLRLG
- a CDS encoding anhydro-N-acetylmuramic acid kinase — its product is MIRALGMMSGTSLDGVDAALIETDGIRIGSFGRSAFRAYSDNESAVLHGALGCWPGDKRTAEAAAISVASHAALAQDFPEAGLIGFHGQTLAHDPGGWGTHQAGDGAALARQVGRPVVWDFRSEDVRQGGEGAPLAPFFHWACAEWAVGQGRLPARPLCFLNLGGVGNLTWVDPTATAPEADGACLAFDTGPANAPINDLLRQRRGWTRDEGGALALSGQARHNVVADFLRHPYFQRPPPKSLDRDSFAGLADQLRGLSDADAAATLVAVLAESVAAGMRWFPRLPEQVLVCGGGRHNRAIMAALSAVLPCPVQPVEAAGLDGDMLEAQAFGWLAVRVQRGLPTSGPSTTGAPRPVCGGRISWPRIG
- the mazG gene encoding nucleoside triphosphate pyrophosphohydrolase — translated: MADASANRTTRDAGAEIARLIEIMALLRDPDRGCPWDIEQDFASIAPYTIEEAHEVADAIERKAWDELPGELGDLLLQVVFHAQMATEAGMFDFADCAAAISDKLIFRHPHVFGDENRDKSAEQQVRDWEAIKAVERAGKAERGTLDGVALGLPALTRALKLQNRAARVGFDWPGAEEVLDKITEESAELVEARDHLGPEAMEEEFGDLLFVMANLARHLNIDPELALRRANAKFTRRFNAIEASLAADGRRPEDSDLAEMDRLWDQAKAAEKAAE